A segment of the Sylvia atricapilla isolate bSylAtr1 chromosome 25, bSylAtr1.pri, whole genome shotgun sequence genome:
GTATGTGGTGACAAGGACATGGCTTATCTCTGGGGTCCATGTTTATGGGTGCCACATGATGGTGATGAGGTGACAAGGAGGTGGCTCATCTTTGGGGTCCATTTGTACAGGTGACACATGATGGCAGTGCAGTGACAAGGAGGTGACATGCTCTGGGGTCCATGGGTGACATAGGTGAAAAGGAGGTGGCTTGTGATGGTGATGACGTGACAAGGAGGTGGCTCATCTCTGGGGTCCATCTCCACGGGTGATACAGGTGACTTGTCCCTGCCATCAGCCCCTCTGAAGGACCAACAAACTCCTCCTGTGATCAATTCACAAACCATCCGGCCCTGGAAAACCTTCCTGCTGGTCTCTGGAGGTGCAGGAGCAGCTAGAAGAGGGCCGGTGGCTCGTGTCCCCTGCAGGTGATCGGGAAGGGCAGTGAGCGGGCGGAGGACAGTTCCATCGATGAGAAGTATCTGATCGCCACATCAGAGCAGCCTATTGCCGCCCTGCACCGTGATGAGTGGCTGCGGCCTGAGGACCTGCCCCTCAAGTATGCAGGGCTCAGCACCTGCTTCCGCCAGGAGGTGGGATCCCACGGCCGGGACACCCGCGGCATCTTCCGCGTCCACCAGTTTGAGAAGGTGAAGGAGTGGTCCTGGCAGGAATTCAGGGTGTACTCAGGGTTGCTGGGGGTCCCAGTGGAAATTCAGAATGTACCCAGCATCACTGTGGGGTTCCAGTAGGAATTCAGCATGTTCCGGTGGGAATTCATGGTGTATCCGGTGCCACTGCGGCATACCCAGCAGGAATTTGTGGTGTACCCATGGTGACTGTGGTGTTCCAGCAGGAACTTGGGGTGTATACCCCATATCACTGTGGTGTTCCAGTAAGAAATCAGGGTGTACCTGGTGTCACTGTGGGgttccagcaggaattcagagTGTATGGGGGCTTGCCGTGGGGTGAACCTGGTGGGAATTTGGGGTGAATGTGATGGGAATTCGGGGTGTACCTGGTGTCTACTGCAGTGTTCCCAGTGGGAATTCAGGGTGTATCTAATGTCACTGCAATGTTCCAGTGGCAATTCAGAATGCACCAGGTGTAACTGATATTCTAATGGGAATTTGGGGTGTCACCATAATGTTCCAGCAGCAATTCAGAGTGTTCTGGGTGTCACTGTGGGTTTCTGATGAGAATTTGGGCTCTACTCAGTGTCGCCACAGGTTTTCAGTTGGAATTTAGGGTGTACTGGGTGTCACTGTGGGGTTCCAGCTGGAATTCAGGCTGTACCCAGTGTCACTGTGGGATTCCAGTGGGAATTGGAGCCATACCTGGTGTCACTGTGGAATTTCTTCTCCTGCAGATAGAGCAGTTTGTCTATTCCTCCCCCCATGACAACAAATCCTGGGAGATATTTGAGGAGATGATGGCCACAGCAGAGGAATTCTACCAGTCCCTCGGGATTCCCTACCACATTGTCAACATTGTCTCAGGTAGGGGCTCCTGTGTCACAGGGGGTTGAGACGGTCCCTGACCTTCTTCTCAGCATGACAGTTTCTTGTCCCTGGCTCATTGCTGTCCTCATactgaggaggaagagaaggggacattctgttttctgtggaatCCTCAGCCTTGCTTTGGGTCAGTGGCAGTAGGTGTGGGCACTGCTGTGATGGAttgctcctgctgtcccttccAGAGGGACAGCTGGAGTGTCCCAGCTCCTCTTGGAAATGTTCACAAAAAGGATCTCATTTAAAAGCTCCCCGTGGCTGAGTGGGACCCCTTTATCCCCTTGGCAGAGTGAGAGCCCCACACTCCCACTGTCAAACGGGAACCCCAATTCCCCACGGTTGAGCAGGAATCCCTCATCCCTGTGGCCAAGCAGGAATCCCAGATCCCCATGGCACAATCCCATTTCCCAATAGTCAAGTGGGAAGCCCATGTTCCCATATCTGAGTGGGAATCTCATATCCACATGGCTGAGAGGGGCCCCCACATTCCTGTGACCAAGTGGGACACCCATATCCCCATGGCACAGTAGGAACCCTATGTCCTGTGGCTGAGCAGGAGTTCCCCATGCCCATGTCTGGGCAGGACTCCCACACCCCCACATCCCCATGACCAAACAATTTGTGGCCTGTTGACCCTGTGGCCAAGTGGGAACCCCACATTTCCATGGCTGAGAGGTAACCCCACATCACTGTGGCAGAGCAGAAATCCGTGTTGGATCGGCACCAAGCTGGGGAGTGACTTGCAAGCCTTCACCCTAAACTCTGCCCCAGCATAGGCAAATTCGGGATGGCAGTGGGACCCTCCACTCAGCACTGTCCCCCCTCCAGGCTCCCTGAACCATGCAGCTAGCAAAAAACTGGATCTGGAGGCCTGGTTCCCTGGCTCTGGCGCCTTCCGTGAGCTTGTCTCCTGTTCCAACTGCACTGACTATCAGGCCCGGCGCCTCCGAATTCGCTATGGCCAGACCAAGAAGATGATGGATAAGGTGAGGCTAGTGGGCATGGGGGAGGTTTCTTCTTGTGTTCCTTGGCTTTCCCCATGTCACACGTGTCTCTTGTATGCCCCCGCCACAGGTAGAGTTTGTGCATATGCTGAATGCCACCATGTGTGCTACCACCCGCACCATCTGCGCCATCCTGGAGAACCACCAGACCCCTGAGGGCATCCGCATCCCTGAGAAGCTCCAGAACTTCATGCCCCCAGGTAACATccccctgtgccctccccatccctgctccttggCAGGGGGGGTGACAGGGGTCCCTTGTCCCCCCAGATCTGCAGGAGCTGATTCCATTCGTCAAGCCAGCACCCATTGAGCAGGAGCTCTCcaagaagcagaagaagcaaCAGGAAGGGCGGGGCAAGAAGAAGGCAGGGGGGGGACGGGAccaggtgctggaggagcagatgAAGAACATGGAGGTCTGAGGATGTTTCCCCTGCACCCCAAAGACTTTGGGGGCCTCCTGAGTCATCTCACCTTCATCGCCAGGCTGTGCCCTTCACCGTCGTCTTTGCCTCGGACGGGAGTCACTGTCTGTCGTCCCCCCGCCATAAAGAACTGACACTCTCAGGGCACTGCCCCTCTTCCTATGTGTCCCCCTCTCACTGAGTGGTGTTGGGGACCCCCCTACCCACGTAACATGTCCTTCCTtcatccaaaataaaaccaagaattGCTGACCTGTGTGTTCCTGGGGGGTTCcgaggagggaagggggagggtCCAGCCCGGGGAGGTGTCTCCGTTGCACATCACTCTTCCTTTTCACCTCCCTTCTCCCCGTTCTCTTTCCATCCTGCCAGCCCCAGACAAAGCCCTTTTGTGATGCAAAGTGGGGCGGAGGGTCCCCAgcctcagccacagctgctgcccgCCCCCCACTCCAGGATGCGGTGACACACGGGAAGATTGCCCCCTTTCATCCCCATGCGGAGAGCCCTGGCTGCGCCTCTCTCCGTGTGCGTGGGCAACCCCCGGGCTGGGCCGTGGGTGTGAGGTGGAACCGGCGGAGAGCGGCCCAGTTGAGTCACCAGAGCCTTCGGCGAAGGTGGGGACGTTCCGGCGCTGCAAACACCGCCCCGACGGGCCCCTGGTACCCGTCGGACCCGTTCTGCCAGGGGGAGGCCCGACTCTACGCCGCCTGCCTACGCGCACGCCCTGGGACCGGCGcgggctcggggccgggggGGGACAGCAGCTACGGACCGCGAGGATCCGGCCCTGTCTAGCTTCTCCAGTCCTTCCCAGTCTGTCCCAGCGCCCCCCGACATCCCCTGTCCCTCCCAGTTtgtcccagtgcccccagcGTCCCCAGTGCCTCTCAGCCTGGTCCAGTCGCTCCCAGTCTGTTCTATTGCCCCCGGTGCTGCTGCGGTGGGACGAGCCCAGGGATCGAGAGGGGTGCTACGGAGTGAGGGGACACGGATTCGCGTGTGTGGAGTCATGGCCGGcggtggggacacggggagccTGGTGGCATGAGTGTGTCACACGTGCTGTATGTGCCACATATGTGCTGTGTCGCACATGTGCTCTGTCTCACATGCGTGTGCTCCGTGTGTGTTTCACATGTGCTGTGTGTGTCACATACGTGGTTCCCATGTCAAATGTACTCACTGGTGCCTGTGTGCCCTGCGCGTGCGACGTGCGTGTTCCTACGCGTGCAACACGCGTTCCTGCATGCACAGGTGCATCCAAGGCCCACAACACATGTGTGTATGTACCTGTGTGCGCGCAGGGCGCACATGTGCATCCCACATGAGTGTGCGCAACCTGCTCGCAGTGCCGGCCCGCTTCTCCCGCGCTGCCGCTGCCGGTGCGGTTGCGGGTGCCGCCGGCAGGTGCCGGGGGCGGCGGCTCCTTTAAGCGCGGCCGGGCCGATGAATTGGCGGCTCCGCCCCTGCGGGCGCGCGCGGGCCAGGGCGGGGCGcaggcggcggcgcggggcgcggcAGGCGCCGGCACCGGGGGCACTTGGGGGGCAGCGGCCATGGACCCTCCGCCCACCCGCCGGGCcgcactcctgctgctgccgctgttgctgctgctgcccgcACCGGGACCTGCCATCGCCATCACCACCGCCGTCGGCTCTGGCACCTCCACCGGCATCAGCACCGGCACCCGCACCCGTCCGTTCAGCACGCTCCCGGCTCCACTCCAGCTCCGCGGCggcactggggacagcggcGGTGCGCGGCCCCCGCCAAGCACCGGGGACAGCGGCGACAGTGCTGGGCCCGCAACGGCCGCGGGCGGCAGCGATGGGAACGCACCAGGCACCAGTTCTTCCAGTGGGGACAGTGGCGGCGGCGTTATTACGGGGTCACCAGGTATCGGCGGCACCAGGTTTACCGGGGACATTGGAGGCACCGTAAATGTTGGAGACACCTGGAGGCCTGGAGGCACTGGGTACGCTGGAGGCACTGGGGGCGTTGGAAGCACCAGAGACGCTGGAGGCACCCGGGATAGTGGAAGCACCAGGGTTACTGGAGGAACTGGAGACACTGGACACACCCATATCCTCAGGGGCACTAGGAACGCCAGGATTACTGGACACACCGGGGACACCAACATACTCATGGACACCGGGGGCACTCCAGTCCCCAGGTTCACCAGGGATTCTGAACTCACTGGGGAGATTGGGAGAGTATCCAGAGATGGTGAAAGCACTAGGAAAGTCCCCAGGGATACTGGGAGCACCAGAGATATTGAACATAATGGGGAGACTGGGAAAGCCCCCAGTGACACCAGGAACACTGTGGACACTGGACATGCTGGGAACACCAACATCCCCAGGGAGACCAGTGGTACTGGGGATGCAAtggacactggggctgctggggagtCCCAGACCACAGTGGTTCCCAGGCCCCTTATACCTCACCACCGCCCCTGCCGCAGCCCCAACACAGCACCGCAATTCCAGCCCTCCAGCTACCAGGCCACAGTGGAGGAGAACCAGCCAGCAGGCACACCAGTGACACAAGTGACAGCACAGGACCCTGATGAGGGAGAGGCAGGCCAGTTGCACTATGCCATGGCTGCACTCTTCGACAGCCGCTCTGATGCCCTGTTCTCCATGGACCCTGTCACTGGTGCCATCAGCACCACTGCACCACTGGACCGTGAGAGCAAGGGCACTCATGTGTTCCGTGTGACAGCAGTGGACCACGGGACACCCCGGCGCAGTGCCATGGCCACGCTGACGGTGATGGTGAGCGACACCAATGACCATGACCCAGCCTTTGAGCAGCCAGAATACCGGGAAAGTGTGCGAGAGAATCTGGAGGTGGGCTATGAGGTACTGACAGTGCGGGCCACTGATGGCGACACTGGTCCCAATGCCAACATTGTCTACCGCCTCCTCAATACTGGTGATGCCAACGAGGTCTTTGAGATTGATTCCCGCTCAGGTGTCATCCGCACCCATGGCCCTGTGGACCGGGAAGTGGTGGATGCCTTCGAGCTGTTGGTGGAGGCCACAGACCAGGGCCAGGATCCCAGTCCGCGGAGTGCCACAGCCACTGTCCACATCACTGTGGAGGATGACAATGACAATGCGCCGCAGTTCAGCGAGCGGCGTTACGTGGCACAGGTCCCTGAGGATGTGGTGCCCAATGCAGCAGTTCTTCAGGTGACAGCCACCGACTGTGACAAAGGCAGCAATGCACTGGTGCACTACAGCATTGTCAGCGGCAACACCCGTGGGCACTTCTACATTGATGCACAGACAGGCATGCTGGATGTCGTTACCCCCCTGGACTATGAGGTCACCAAGGAGTTCACCCTGCGGATCCGGGCACAGGATGGTGGCCGCCCACCTCTCTCCAACATCAGTGGTTTGGTTACCATCCAGGTGTTGGATGTCAATGACAATGCACCCATCTTTGTCAGCACACCCTTCCAGGCCACCGTGCTGGAGAATGTCCCTGTAGGCTACTCTGTCATCCACGTACAAGCCATTGATGCCGATTCAGGTGACAACAGCCGGTTAGTTTACACCCTGCTGGAGACTGGCACTGGCTTCCCCTTTGCCATCAATAACAGCACTGGATGGATTGTGGTCGCCTCTGAGCTGGACCGGGAGGTGGTTGACTTCTACAGTTTTGGGGTGGAGGCACAGGACCAGGGCACCCCCCCAAAGGCCTCAATGGCCAGCATCAGTGTCACCATCCTGGATGTCAATGACAACAGCCCTGAGTTCACCCAGCGGGAGTATAGCACCCGCCTGAATGAGGATGCGGCAGTGGGCACCAGTGTCCTGACCGTCTCTGCTGTCGACCGTGATGCTAACAGCATCATCACATACCAGATCTCCAGTGGCAACACCCGCAATCGGTTCTCCATCACCACCCAGAGTGGTGGTGGGCTCATCTCCCTTGCCCTGCCGTTGGATTACAAGCTGGAGCGGCAGTACCTGCTCACCATTGCTGCCTCTGATGGCACCCGCCAGGACACTGCCCAGGTGGTTGTCAATGTCACTGATGCCAACACACACCGCCCTGTCTTCCAGAGCTCTCACTACACGGTCAACATCAATGAGGACCGGCCAGTGGGCACAACAGTGGTGGTCATCAGCGCCACAGATGAGGACACTGGGGATAACGCCCGGATCACCTACCTGATGGAGGACAGCATCCCCCAGTTCAGGATTGCTGCTGAGACTGGTGCTGTCACCACCCAGATGGAGCTGGATTATGAGGACCAGGTGTCGTACACCTTGGCCATCACAGCACAGGACAATGGTATCCCACAGAAATCTGACACAACTTACCTGGAGATCCTGGTGAGTGATGTCAATGACAATGCACCCCAGTTCCTCCGTCATTCCTACCAGGGATCCATCTTCGAGGATGTCCCCACCTTCACCAGTGTCCTCCAGGTTTCCGCAACTGACCGTGACTCTGGGCTCAATGGCAGGGTCTTCTACACCTTCCAAGGGGGAGATGATGGTGATGGCGACTTCATCATTGAGTCCACCTCGGGCATTGTCCGCACCTTGCGCCGTCTGGACCGGGAGAATGTGCCGCTGTATTCCCTGCGAGCATTTGCTGTAGATAAGGGGGTCCCAGCCCGGAGGACACCAGTGGAGATCCAGGTGACAGTGTTGGATGTCAATGACAACCCACCTGTGTTTGAGCAGGATGAATTTGACATCTTTGTGGAGGAGAACAGCCCCATTGGGCTGGTGGTGGCCCGGATCACTGCCACTGACCCCGACGAGGGCACCAATGCCCAGATAATGTACCAGATTGTGGAGGGCAACATCCCCGAGGTCTTCCAGCTGGATATTTTCTCTGGAGAGCTCACCGCCCTGGCTGACCTGGACTATGAGACCAAGGCCGAATACATCATGGTGGTCCAGGCAACCTCGGCACCATTGGTCAGTCGGGCCACCATCCATGTGCGCCTGCGTGACACCAATGACAACAGCCCCCAGCTCAAGAACTTCAAGATCCTCTTCAACAACTACATCACCAACCGCTCTGGAAGCTTCCCTGGGGGCGTCATTGGCCGCATCCCAGCCCATGACCCTGATGTCTCTGACCACCTCACTTACGCATTTGAGCAGGGTAATGAGCTCAACCTCGTGCTACTGGACCCACACAGTGGTGACCTGcgcctcagcccagccctggacaACAACCGCCCACTTGAGGCTGTCATGAGGGTATCTGTCTCTGGTAAGACTCCTACCCATGCAGAGCACCTTGCAGGGGGAGGTGCATGAGATTTGTGGCTACACTGACATCTATTTTTGCATAGAGGCAAGGTGTTATTACCCAGTGGTCTCACTACCCTGTTTTGTCTGCCCTCACCCGCCAGATCAGAAGGGATGATGTTTTGTGGGGTTCCGCCACCCCACCGATGTGCTTTGAAGTTCCACCACCCCATCCTGGTTGCCTCCACCCTCTAGATCTATGGGAGGGGGGATAATGGCATGCTGTGCCTCTCTCACACCCCAGACATCCAAGCTGGAGGCAACTGGGGTCCCTAGCACCCTCTTTGCTTTTCCCACCCCCTGAGCTATCTAGAGGTGGTCTTGGCACTTCTCTGTATGTCACTGATGGGGCAGGACCCACTGCATGTACTGGGGAAGCAGAGGCTGGTGTGGGCCAGCGGGGTCCTGGTACCCTTGGGGGCGGGCTTGTTATGTGGAGTCTGATGGGTGAATCTGGGAAGGCTCGTGGTGCAGTGCAGTATTGGGGGAGTCCTGGTACTGCAATGTTTGTGTTTCTGGGAGACTCCACTTCATGAATTCAGGGCAGGAGACACAGGGCCTGATGTGTGTATTTGGGGGGGCCCCCTGACCTCCTCTGAGAGGTCCCCAAACCCAGGAGGGGGATTAGAAGGTAAGGGGGCTGTGCCATCAGTTGTCAGCCCTGTTTGGGTGGTGGGGTGTCCAGGAGGTGCTTCTGGGAGATGGGGATCACCCCAGGGTGTGGGAACATCTCCTTGGTCTTCCCCAGGTCAGGGGGAAACCGGACCACAGACCATGCCTGATGTCTATTGTCCCCAGCCACGTGGCCCCTATCGCCCTCCAGCTTCCCCTGACTGGGGTTCCTGTTCTGGCCACACAAAGCAGGGGGCCCAGGGCACAAAGAGTGGCGGCAGGGAGTCCTCTGTAAGCACAGGGGAGGCGGGAGGGAAACAAAAGGTCCAGCCATAGCTGGGCCCTCGCGGCCGCGGCCATGGCAACCTTCCCCCTGCTGGCCACTGGACACCTGGCCACAGGCCATGgggcagccctgtcccctgccaccCCCTGCGGCACCTCCTTCTGCTGCTTGGCCCCCCCACCTGTCCCCATGCTCTCTTcatctgtctgtctgcctgctcCCCATCTGTCCTGCATCCTGCTGTCCTCGGCCAAGGTGGGgacaaagaggaggaggaaaaaggtgGGCTTCCCAAGTGCTTAGCAGAGATTTTACTCCCccaccagcaccagccccaCAACCAACACCAACGCCATaaccagccccagccccagcaacCAGCACCAACCCCATAATCAGCCCCAATCCCATAACCAACCACCAGCCCCATTCAGATGCCCTCACCTGACAGTGTCCAAGCAGGATGGGCACCCCATGAACCACACTGTCCCCATTCCATGGTCACCAAATGGAATGGGCACCCACAACCAGCACCAGCCCCATAAGCAGCATTGTGCCCATTGAGAAGTGACGAGGCGGGACAGGAGCCTTGTAATCAGTTCCAGCCCCATTGCCaacactgtccccatcccactcTCCCTACCCTGTGATGGCCAGGTGGAATGGGCACCCCAAAAACAGCACCAGCTCTATAAACAGCACCAACACTATAACCATCACTGTCTCCATTCCTTGGTGGCTGACCAGGAAAGGTCTCCCATAGCCTGTACTCTCCCCACCTGACTGTCCCCATTCCCATGCTGGTCAAGTGGTATGGCCACCTCATAGCCAGTATTGTCCCTGTTCCACTGTGGCTACATGGGTTAGGTGTTTCATGGCCAGTGCTGTCCCCATTCTGTGGTGGCCAAGCAGATCAAACCCCCATAGCACCATCCCCATCCAACAGCAGCTGATTCGGTTGGTTGCCCCATATCCAGCACTATTCCCATCCCACCATCCTTTCccagtgttgtggtttaaaaacaaaccaagtaagaggctctaagtcagaaataaaatttaatgagaagaaaaggaaaataaaatagaataaaataaaataaatacaaaaagaaaaaccagtgacagagtcagaatacaacctgatcagggtgatggaaacagtccagacgaggtggtcttcttgaaacagaaatcttgtagaaaggtctggtagctccggtcctctgggaatccagtgggagagggctgcttctactgtcccaaatcccagcttatatccaggtgagaatgcttggctcttccccatgggcggagcatctcacaatgggatgatgagtcatggaagagagccttaatggcccattaaagagagagataacgcccggagggagttatctctgagtcatgcaaaaggcattgatgggccattaactgaagatggtgatagaatacaccctaaactacaacccaggacaatccaccccttattctattaccatctacaacatgcctaaatcaatacattcttacagatgaatgcatatatacatacagaatgaaaccttacacactgctctcacttaaaattaagtctccctgtggtacacaacgggtttctccatctttctgcattacccaccaagtgtagccaggtccttgagcaaagacaatcccatggacgggtctgcctttgcctgaagtgggattaatccaaacactttttcctaaaatgcccttcatgtgtaccacaggtactttgtctccatccactgtgtgtaagggttcagactgggcaggaccacctcgattgacagaccctcgggtgttaactatccatgtggctttggctaagtttagtt
Coding sequences within it:
- the SARS1 gene encoding serine--tRNA ligase, cytoplasmic, translating into MVLDLDLFRADKGGDPAMVRDMQRKRFKDPTLVDALVRADGAWRRCRFRADNLNKLKNLCSKTIGDKMKKKEPVGTDESVPENAQNLDELTADVLACLQVSQIKKVRLLIDEAILECDSERLRLEAERFESLREIGNLLHPSVPISNDEDVDNKVERVWGDCTCRKKYSHVDLVVMVDGYEGEKGAVVAGSRGYFLKGPLVFLEQALIQYALQSLRARGYTPVYTPFFMRKEVMQEVAQLSQFDEELYKVIGKGSERAEDSSIDEKYLIATSEQPIAALHRDEWLRPEDLPLKYAGLSTCFRQEVGSHGRDTRGIFRVHQFEKIEQFVYSSPHDNKSWEIFEEMMATAEEFYQSLGIPYHIVNIVSGSLNHAASKKLDLEAWFPGSGAFRELVSCSNCTDYQARRLRIRYGQTKKMMDKVEFVHMLNATMCATTRTICAILENHQTPEGIRIPEKLQNFMPPDLQELIPFVKPAPIEQELSKKQKKQQEGRGKKKAGGGRDQVLEEQMKNMEV